Within Mustela lutreola isolate mMusLut2 chromosome 10, mMusLut2.pri, whole genome shotgun sequence, the genomic segment TGGGCCTGTCGTCTCCATTCCTGAACCTTCTCAAGGAGACTTTTCTATGTCTACTTACCCACAGGCCCCAGAGGTCTTTTGACAGTCCCCCCAGGTGAACAAAAGTTTCAAGTCTAAGTGGTCCCACTTACCACGGCTGCCATACCCTCTCTGTCACCTCTCATGGGGCCTTAGTCACCATGAAGCAGaatctcccccagcccctggctggcTGCATTGACCTCCATGGGTCCAGGGAACAGGAAGAGGGTCACACTCACTCATTTGAAAGCTACTCCTTGGCCCCTTTCATTTTGCTtaatccccaccccccagtgaCTACTTACCCCTTCTACTCCTTTGGCTTCTCCTTCTTTTGGACAAATGACTGATTATAAAGATGGACCCCAAGCCCGTGATCAGTATGCAGAcgatgagaatggacatcctgGAAGGAGTCACAGACCGACAGAATTCATGTCGCTCCAATTCGGTTCTCTGCCCAGGATCCACTTTCCTGGGATctgctccatcccccacccctacccagtTCCAGGAGCTCTGCCACCGTGTCCCTTCAGAGTGCTCCTGTCCCCCAGCCCAAGCCTGATCGGACCTGGACTGGTGGGCAGACCGAGCGGGTCTGGCCCCTCCCTCAGAGACTAACAGACTTGAAGCAGGCAGAGCCAAGACTGGCTGGTCTCTTGAGCAGGGGAGACATAAGCTCAGGAGCTAGAAACggccaaaatgaaacagaaaagggcagtgcagagagagaggtggcaaGCACACGTGAGAGCAGCAGATCAGAGACTGAGAAAAAGTCCCAAAGGCACTCCGGACCACTCCTGAGGGCGCCATGTCCCTCCCTTCACATGTGAGACACTGCTCTCCCCTTAGGACAGATCTTTCTCCACGCTGTGTCACCCTTGCCTGCCTCCCGGCACCTCCATAGCCCATTTGTCCTCACCTGGAGCGATCGGCCTTGCGGACCACTCTGGATGCCTTGCAGCTTCTGGTCTTGTTGCCTGACAGGCCTGCATCAGAAAAAATGTGCTGAGGGTCTAGTGAGCCAGTCCCCAGACCTGCCCTTGCCTTCTGCATCTCTGCGTCTCTGGCTGTCAGAGACTGTGTTCCGAACAGATGCTGGCCCAAGCTGAGGCACCCTAAGAGTAGAGGGAACAAGTAGGGGCTGACATCCAGCACACACTCTGCTCGCCAAGCCATATACCACCGGTCACTGGGCTCCTTGCACCTGGAGATGGGACTCTTTTTGCAGATTTGCACAAAAGCCCTGTGTGGACTAGAAGTGGCCCATGGTTAGAGAGTCCCAGGCTGAAGCCTATGGGAGGGGACACCAGAGGCACAAGAGGGCCAGTCCAACCCTTAAGGAAGGAGCCAATAGATGACATCATTGCCACACTGTGCTCCTGACAGCCACCAAAACCCAATGGGAAAAGCTCTGCCATGGCCACCCACTTGCCTTCTCTGGCAAATCTAGTTGGGGAGGTTGTGGGGGCTTAAACTAAGGAGACATTTAGGTGAGCCTCTTTCATCCCGAGCCTAAATATACAGTAGAAACACACTAGGTGTGAGGATGTCACCCATTGAATAAGATACTTGTTAGACAAAGGAGTAGTTGCTCACGTATGAGCAAGACCCTCTCTCCAGCACCAGAAGGCTTCCTACAGCTTTCCTTAAgttcttggtttgttttcctaCCGGCATTGTGCTCTGGGCTATGATAGAAAGACCTCCCTCCTAGAAACGGAAAGGACTGAGaagacacagagggaaaaaagagaaaggctaGTGCTTTCCTTAAGCTCTTTGCCAAGACAGAGGCTTTCTCATGTAGAAAAGAgactttgaggggcgcctgggtggctcagtgggttaagccgctgccttcggctcaggtcatgatctcggggtccagggatcgagtcccgcatcgggctctctgctcagcagggagcctgcttcctcctctctctctctctgcctgcctctctgcctacttgtgatctctctctgtcaaataaataaataaaatctttaaaaaaaaaaaaaaaaaaaaaaaaaaaaaaaaaaaaaaagaaaagagactttgAACAACTGACAGAAGAATTTTGGTGAGCATCTGGAGAACTCAGCCCTGGCCCAAAAGACTGGTTGACTGGCCTGGACAGACCTTCCTCTACATGCCCCAGTCCAACCTTCACCCACCCAGCAGCCTCCATGTAAACTGTACTCCTGACCGGTTTGGCCGTGATCTTCATCCCCGTTTCTGAGGGGGCTCATCCGGGTTCCTGGGTCATCTTTCATAGCCTCACTTGCCTCTCAAGAAATGGAGTGTCAAGATTCTAGACCTACAAGGCTGGCTATGAAGCACAGATGTGTAATATCAACCTTTGAGCCTTCCCTGGCCAGCAGCACAAAGCCCTTCCAATTATTAGCTGCCATGAGCCTCTCCCAAATCCCATGAGCCAGATCGCTGTCAGGAAAGAGAGCTTCCAAGAGGATCCCAGAGCCCACACACCCTACTCTTCCCTGAATTCCAAGCTAATCCCCAACAATCAGCAACCACCCAACTTCGGAAGGAAGGAGAAACGAGGTTACTCCCAAAGAAACTAGGGGGAGCCTGACTTGGTTCTCCCCGGCCCCAGCGAGTAGTTACCACATGTAACGCACACGCACGACTGTGGGTTACCCCTAACTGGACTCCTGACAGGCTCCATACCTTTCCCAGACCAGAGATCATGGGCCAGGCCTCCCGTGCTGTCAGTCACCACCAGCTCGGTAGAATCCATGTCGTCCCTGGCAAAGGCCCGCTGGATGCCGCACCAGTACCAGCCCGCGTCCTCCTTGGTCAGGCAGGACACAGTGATGATGAGCTGGCTTCCCGTGTCTCTCAGGGCCATGCGGTCCGTCCTGTTGGGTGTGAAGGCGATGATGGTGCAGTAGTCCCGGAAGTAGCCTCGGCACCAATATTTGGGGTGGTCCTTATAGTGGGCATTGTAGCTGCAGGTGGCAGAAGTTGTGTCCAGCGCAAAGCTCTCCTTCACCTTTTCATCCATGACCATAGCCTCTATGAAAACACACAAGGGCAAGCGTGTGCCcgtgcatgcacacgcacatacacGTATCAATGttcctttaaacatgttgccgcCCCTGCTGTCCCCCAGAAAAATCAGTTAAAGCacaaaagctgatttttttttttctgcctgttttGGGTTAGTGACTATGAGGGGCCAAATAGGGTCCCcctaaaattcgtatgttgaGGTGTTAGCTTCCTGcacctcagaatatgactgtatttggggATTGAGCCTTTTAAGAGGTAATTGAGTTACAGTGGGGTCATTAGAAAGGGCCTAAGGCCACCTGCCTGGTGTCCTTATGAGAAAGGAGCTTAGGATACACACAACAGGCCGAGGGACAGGCATGTGGGACACAACAAGAAAGCCAAGGAGAGCAGCCTCAGAAGAGGCCAGACCTGCCTTcaccttgatctcggacttccagcctccggaaatgggaagaaatcaatcTCTGCCGTTCAAGTCAGCCAGTCTGAAGTGCTGGCTCCGGCAAGCCTGACGGCTACTACCACAACCCTAGGCAAGTCTTGTGGCCTGGCCCGAGGTGTCCCCCTCTGCACGGATATAGACAGACTCTCACCACTGCCTGGCAGGGGGCTTGAAGAACCCGAGGCTCACTGTGAGCACATCTTGTGCCCCTAGCTCCCTACCCAGCTGAGGCCCCCTCAAAACCTGAGAAGGTTTGGAGGCTTTTGCCGGCCGCACAGGGCTGAGAGCAGAGGGAGTCAGGTTCTGGTCTTAGGAGCTCAAAACTTTCCATTTCCTCTGTGCAAGGCCTACAGAGGCAGCACCGTCATCTTAGGATGTTGTGTAGTGAGGAAGTCATGCACACCACATCCCCCTTGACCATGGCTGGGGAAGTATCTGAACAAGCAGCAGAGATGGGCAGCAGGGCGCCCTGTCTCTCAGCCTTCCAGAGATGGGCTAGGTCCCCACAAGCActgcctgggacctgcctgcATGGCAGGTTCACGTCCCCCATATGAATTGATATTTTATTCTCCTATCCACCCCACAAAGTAGATGGGGTGATGCTCACTCTACAGGCCTGGGTGGGGACCCAAGAAGAGGCACAGCAGCTGTCAAGGTCACCAGGTCAGTCCCCGGGGTCTCACCTCTAGGCTCGGGCACAGGCAGACAGCAGAAAGTCCCGGCCTTATCCATCTGCACAAACACTCTTTGGCgaaggggaagggacagggaaaggGAACTTAACACTGAGAGAATACGGAGCCCACATTTTAGCTGAGGTTTTCAAATTTCTTGCaaccctccttttaaaaaaatttttccctccCCTCATTACCCTCCTATCAGAGCTAAGAACAAGGATGAATTTGAACAggatctcttttctcctcctgttATTTTCCTATCCCATTCCTGCCGGGGTTCGAGCTACTGAGCCAGCACTCCAagtaggagaggagaaggaaaggcaaggaaatgcaAGGTGTTTGGGAAGTTTGGAGGCTAGAGATGTTCCTTCCCCTGTCTTACCTGAAAAGACAGTCAAGATGAGCAGAATGAAGAACCCCATGACTGGAAGGAAGTGAACAGCCTTCAACTAGAATGATAAACCATTCCCAGGGGTCTCAGGAATCCTGGATCTGATTAAGGGAAATTGAGATCTTTGAGCTTCAAGTGGTTTTATCCTGTTTGAAGAGACCAGGCCAAAGGAAACAACCAGTCAATCCAAGCAGTGCTGCAATGTATAGCTATCCaagttgtgcactgcacaagcATACCTCATCAGAGGGAAGCCTTTTGTggaaataaacttatttatataataatataggcaACAGAAAAAATTGTGGGCCTGGCACTCCCAAAATAGCAGTGGAGATTCCCCTTCTGGATAAATGCACCCTGGTGCAACAAAGCCTTGTACCCATTTGGAAGAGCACAAGCACACTCATCAGTATTTACACACATCCAGGTGTGCAACTGTGCCTGTCCTGCCAATGGATCAGGTGAGAATGCTAACTTCCCTGACTCCCAGGTGAACACTGAAGCCTCCCTCATGGAGTGTGGTTGGGGGTGAAGTGTGAAGCTGTTAGGAACAGATGCATCTGGTATCTGGAGCATGGAGCCATGTACACGTGGGTGTTTGGGTGTCGGCAGCCACAGCTGCTGCATCCAGACCTCTTGAGAGCTtcctggggcagagctgggacaaaTCAAGGAGATCTGTCTCTGCAGCGAGAGAAGCTTCTCTTGGCTCCTGCTGGGGCTCAAAGCCTGACCACTGATTGTGAAAGTCTGAATTACAGAACCACCCCTCCAGTGAATTTAGGCTGAACACTACTTatcacctccccaccccaaagaTAGCCCTCCCCATCAAAGGCTGGGCATGGATGTGTGTCCAGGTTGTTCAGCAACGCATGTGGTCCAGCGGCAGGCCTGTTTTCCGTGCCTGTTTTACCTGCGCCTCGTTGACTCCTCGTCAAACCTCTGCGAGTTCAACAAATAAACTGCAAGGTGGGGAAAAGGGGCgggtggaggagaagggaggaagaaggaatctGCCAATTACAAGGGGCTTAGGAAAAGAACGACAAATTGCAGTATATGGAACATATTTGAATCCTGACCACAGGTCTAGACAGTGGCTAGTTGATGATATTAAGAGATTATTGTTAAGTTCTTTTCAGATGTGATAATGACATCATCAAGAGCCAGTTTCTGAGGAGTGCCAGTCCCCTGGTAGCTCAATCAgctgagtatctgactcttggtcccagcttaggtagtgatctcagagttttgaggtcgagtcctgcattgggctccacactcaatacagagtctgcttgagattctttctccctccctctccccaccccctactcgctctctctcaaataaataaacaagtaaaatcttttttagaaggCTGGTGGAACTAtgagttcctttaaaaaataaataaataaaataaataaataaaaaataaccaaccTCGAAGATGGCTCCTGGCACTCATGCTATTATTCAGTCCCCTCCTAAACTGAATCAGGGCTGGCCTGTGTGacaagaaaatcaataaaaactggggtgtctgggtggctcagtcagtcaggcacctggttcttaattttggctcgggtcatggtctcagggtgctgggattgagccctgtgtcgggctccatgttCCGTGCAAAGTCTACatgttcctctccctcccctctcttgctttctttctctcaaataaataagtaaacaaaatctttaaaaaaaaaaaaaaagaaagaaagaaagaaaaaaagaaagaaagaaaagaaaaatcagggttgcctgagtggctcagtgggttaagactctgccttcagctcaggtcatgatctcagggtcctggaatcgagccccgcattgggctccctgctcagcggggagcctgcttccccctttccttctgcctacttgtgatctctgtcaaataaataaataaaatcttttaaaaaaatttttagaaagaaaaatcaataaaaaacatACAGCAACTGATCATTCATACAGACACTgtggttgtatttttaaaaatcacttcttaTCTCTGAGAAAGCCACATCCAGACAGACGCTGGGAAAGGCTTGGAGATAGCACCATGAAACCGAAGAAAGTAGCAACCCAAGGAGAAATGGATTGGGCACCGATATCAGTAAAGTGCCCAACTCATGAAAAGGTAACATTGTCAAGCAAATGAGAGGCCCAGAGTTACAGAAAACGAGTCATGTGCTA encodes:
- the TMIGD3 gene encoding transmembrane and immunoglobulin domain containing 3 isoform X2 → MGFFILLILTVFSEAMVMDEKVKESFALDTTSATCSYNAHYKDHPKYWCRGYFRDYCTIIAFTPNRTDRMALRDTGSQLIITVSCLTKEDAGWYWCGIQRAFARDDMDSTELVVTDSTGGLAHDLWSGKGLSGNKTRSCKASRVVRKADRSRMSILIVCILITGLGSIFIISHLSKRRRSQRSRRGRILTRSQKTSQASFVIPTPLTSH
- the TMIGD3 gene encoding transmembrane and immunoglobulin domain containing 3 isoform X1, encoding MDKAGTFCCLPVPEPREAMVMDEKVKESFALDTTSATCSYNAHYKDHPKYWCRGYFRDYCTIIAFTPNRTDRMALRDTGSQLIITVSCLTKEDAGWYWCGIQRAFARDDMDSTELVVTDSTGGLAHDLWSGKGLSGNKTRSCKASRVVRKADRSRMSILIVCILITGLGSIFIISHLSKRRRSQRSRRGRILTRSQKTSQASFVIPTPLTSH